The following coding sequences lie in one Thalassoglobus polymorphus genomic window:
- a CDS encoding MFS transporter: MEKKNGFTRLHALLVDDDELAQVCRDLPESACSVQPHNYGVHIVSLSLTKIGEGLADPKLVLAWLLDAIGTPTWALGLLVPVRESLAMLPQLAISARIRSLPIRKTVYVSGCVVQGAAIISFGLLGWFAQMFSSGVSGIIAVLLIAVFALGRSLCSISHKDLLGKTVDMGRRGSVSGTTGTIAAMATLLLAVSYSFGWIPLTVPVVAWMVALGGACWLLAAFVFSLLREEPGATEGGIDGLAAVVAQLSLLRRDAQLRRLIITRTLLLSTALAPPFYIALSGDRAVSGLGTLGSFMIASAAASLSSAYIWGRVSDRSSRLVLMLAATLAVVANGLAAFIALAMPSVLQEASLLPVLLFVLMIAHQGVRLGRSVHVVDMADRDNRATYTALSNSVVGLILLAGGVFGVIAQWLGIGAVLLIFTSMAAMAIFAAAGLDDVQAT, translated from the coding sequence ATGGAAAAGAAGAACGGTTTCACCCGCCTTCACGCACTGCTTGTCGATGATGACGAACTGGCGCAGGTGTGCCGCGATCTGCCAGAATCAGCATGCAGTGTGCAGCCGCATAACTACGGCGTGCACATCGTTTCGCTGAGCCTCACGAAAATCGGAGAAGGACTGGCCGATCCCAAACTCGTACTCGCTTGGTTGCTTGATGCCATCGGGACACCAACCTGGGCACTTGGCCTGCTGGTGCCGGTGCGTGAATCGCTGGCGATGCTGCCGCAGTTGGCGATCTCGGCACGCATTCGGAGCCTCCCCATCCGCAAGACCGTTTATGTGTCAGGCTGTGTTGTCCAGGGCGCCGCGATCATCAGCTTCGGTCTGTTGGGATGGTTTGCGCAGATGTTTTCCAGCGGTGTTTCGGGCATCATTGCTGTCCTGCTGATCGCGGTCTTCGCACTTGGTCGCAGCCTCTGCTCGATCAGCCACAAGGACTTGCTCGGCAAAACTGTGGATATGGGCCGGAGAGGCTCGGTCAGCGGTACGACGGGGACCATCGCCGCAATGGCAACGCTGTTGCTGGCTGTCAGCTATTCGTTCGGCTGGATTCCGCTCACGGTGCCAGTCGTCGCCTGGATGGTTGCGCTCGGCGGGGCTTGTTGGTTACTGGCTGCTTTCGTCTTCAGCTTGCTTCGCGAAGAACCCGGTGCGACCGAAGGTGGCATTGATGGTCTGGCAGCGGTTGTCGCGCAACTCAGCCTGCTGCGCCGCGACGCACAATTGCGCCGACTCATCATTACGCGTACATTATTATTGTCGACGGCATTGGCGCCGCCGTTCTATATCGCACTCAGCGGGGATCGTGCAGTCAGCGGTCTCGGCACGCTGGGCTCGTTCATGATCGCGTCGGCGGCAGCGAGTCTATCCAGCGCCTACATTTGGGGGCGGGTTTCCGACAGGTCCAGCCGCCTTGTGCTGATGCTCGCGGCGACGCTCGCTGTGGTGGCGAACGGGCTCGCTGCGTTCATTGCTCTGGCGATGCCAAGCGTGTTGCAAGAGGCGTCATTGCTGCCGGTACTGTTGTTCGTTCTCATGATCGCGCATCAGGGCGTGCGACTCGGGCGATCAGTACACGTCGTCGATATGGCAGACCGCGACAACCGCGCAACGTATACCGCGCTCAGCAATTCAGTGGTTGGGCTGATCTTACTCGCCGGTGGTGTCTTCGGCGTCATCGCGCAGTGGCTCGGCATTGGCGCTGTCTTGTTGATCTTCACTTCGATGGCAGCCATGGCGATCTTCGCGGCAGCCGGATTAGACGACGTTCAGGCCACGTAG
- a CDS encoding DsbA family protein: MRKCDPVTGACPVPDLNNTLDPDTSSTSLERTPPGWSVHYVGDPMCSWCWGISPTVSEIAAFCKAEGLEFSVTMGGLRAGGGDEWNAEFKDFLRNEWRRIAQVTGQPFGFTLLEAPHFDYDTEPACRAVATVKLLQSRNHLPGSITLKFFSAVQHKFYVEGEDPKEAGYYASICESLALDFEEFRTLFDSPEALQAVQEEFARCQQWRVRSFPTLLLEHEGKIQPLAEGYATTEQILSRLRQSITV; encoded by the coding sequence ATGAGAAAATGCGATCCTGTCACAGGTGCCTGTCCTGTTCCCGATCTGAACAATACCCTTGATCCCGATACTTCGAGTACGTCGCTTGAACGTACGCCCCCAGGTTGGAGCGTACATTATGTCGGCGATCCGATGTGCTCATGGTGCTGGGGCATCTCGCCCACTGTTAGTGAAATAGCGGCTTTCTGTAAGGCGGAAGGTCTTGAATTCTCGGTAACAATGGGTGGCTTGCGAGCAGGCGGCGGTGACGAGTGGAACGCGGAGTTTAAGGACTTTCTACGCAACGAGTGGCGCAGAATAGCCCAAGTCACCGGGCAGCCCTTCGGTTTCACCCTGCTGGAGGCGCCGCATTTTGACTACGACACCGAACCCGCCTGTCGCGCCGTGGCGACCGTTAAGCTGCTCCAGTCCCGGAACCATCTTCCAGGTTCGATTACGTTGAAATTCTTCTCGGCGGTCCAGCATAAGTTCTATGTGGAGGGGGAAGACCCCAAGGAGGCAGGTTACTACGCGAGCATCTGCGAGTCGCTGGCGTTGGATTTCGAAGAGTTCCGCACCCTGTTCGATTCACCTGAAGCCCTGCAGGCAGTTCAAGAGGAATTCGCTCGCTGTCAGCAGTGGCGAGTTCGCTCTTTCCCAACGTTGCTGTTGGAGCACGAGGGCAAGATACAACCGCTTGCCGAAGGCTACGCCACCACAGAGCAAATACTCTCTCGACTGCGGCAATCGATCACCGTTTGA
- a CDS encoding cupin domain-containing protein, whose amino-acid sequence MENALKRSGEGPSVWVVGDLYTIKASGAETGGAFTQIEVSVPPGSGPPPHVHHREDEAFYVIEGEFEVHVDDEVLTANTGDWVTLAKESLHSFRNIGESVGRMLILATPAGLDDFFLEAGRTATDTSLDSATVTEEDKQRLLDISPKYGIDIKAPRES is encoded by the coding sequence GTGGAAAATGCATTGAAACGTTCCGGTGAAGGACCATCGGTTTGGGTCGTCGGCGACTTGTACACGATCAAGGCAAGTGGCGCGGAGACAGGAGGCGCCTTCACGCAGATCGAGGTTTCGGTCCCTCCCGGTTCGGGTCCGCCACCTCATGTACACCATCGTGAAGATGAAGCTTTCTACGTCATCGAAGGAGAGTTCGAAGTGCACGTCGATGACGAAGTGCTGACCGCAAATACCGGCGACTGGGTGACTCTCGCCAAAGAGTCGCTGCATTCCTTTAGAAACATTGGAGAGAGTGTTGGTCGAATGTTAATCCTGGCCACACCCGCCGGGCTTGACGATTTCTTCCTCGAAGCAGGTCGAACCGCCACGGACACATCACTTGATTCTGCGACCGTTACAGAAGAAGACAAACAGCGTCTGCTCGATATTTCACCAAAGTACGGCATTGACATCAAAGCTCCACGGGAATCGTAA
- a CDS encoding NADP-dependent oxidoreductase yields the protein MPQLSETNRRIVLNSRPHGAPVPDNFRLETTALPEPADGQLLLRTVYLSLDPYMRGRMSDAPSYAPPVEVGEVMVGGAVCRVEQSLHPDFDPGDWVLANSGWQDYAVSNGQELIPLGKQLEHPSRSLGVLGMPGFTAYMGLLDIGHPKPGETVVVAAATGAVGSVVGQIAKLKGCHVVGVAGGSKKCKVGVDTFGFDACLDHRATDFDQQLAGACPNGIDVYFESVGGKVFDAVLPLLNVKARIPVCGLIAHYNDTELPAGPDRLPLLMQTFLVRRIKAQGFIIFDDYGSRYGEFLADMTPWVDEGQVKYIEDLVDGLEQAPEAFIGLLEGKNFGKLAVRVGEDSFPVSK from the coding sequence GTGCCTCAATTATCTGAAACGAACCGACGGATCGTTCTAAACTCTCGGCCACATGGGGCTCCTGTGCCCGATAACTTTCGATTGGAAACTACGGCGTTGCCAGAGCCAGCCGACGGGCAGCTATTACTGAGAACGGTTTATTTGTCGCTTGATCCTTACATGCGTGGTCGCATGAGTGACGCACCTTCTTACGCTCCTCCAGTCGAAGTTGGCGAGGTGATGGTTGGTGGTGCGGTTTGTCGAGTTGAACAGTCGCTGCACCCCGACTTCGATCCAGGGGACTGGGTACTGGCCAACTCAGGCTGGCAGGACTATGCGGTATCCAATGGGCAAGAATTGATTCCGTTGGGAAAGCAACTCGAACATCCGTCTCGGTCATTGGGAGTCCTTGGGATGCCAGGTTTCACAGCCTACATGGGGCTACTTGATATTGGTCACCCCAAACCAGGTGAGACGGTGGTGGTTGCCGCTGCGACTGGCGCGGTCGGCTCCGTTGTTGGGCAAATCGCCAAACTCAAAGGTTGCCATGTTGTGGGAGTCGCAGGCGGCTCAAAGAAGTGCAAAGTGGGAGTCGATACGTTTGGCTTTGACGCATGCCTGGATCATCGCGCGACCGATTTTGATCAGCAGCTTGCCGGTGCGTGTCCCAATGGTATCGATGTGTACTTTGAAAGTGTTGGTGGAAAAGTGTTTGACGCAGTTCTTCCATTATTGAACGTGAAAGCTCGAATCCCAGTTTGCGGGTTGATCGCTCACTACAACGACACCGAACTCCCCGCAGGCCCAGACCGATTACCACTGCTAATGCAGACATTTCTGGTTCGCCGAATTAAGGCACAAGGCTTCATTATCTTTGATGACTACGGTTCTCGCTACGGAGAGTTCCTCGCTGACATGACGCCTTGGGTCGATGAAGGTCAAGTGAAGTACATCGAAGATCTTGTTGACGGACTCGAACAAGCTCCGGAAGCATTCATCGGTTTGCTCGAAGGTAAAAACTTTGGAAAGCTTGCTGTCCGCGTTGGTGAGGATTCGTTTCCAGTCTCTAAATAA
- a CDS encoding glutamate synthase-related protein, producing MPEPTIAAKEPVKVELEKGKEYYWCTCGESASQPFCDGSHRGTSFTPKAFVAEEDGEAYLCQCKHTNNAPFCDGTHSKLDDSASSDDTSEDNDASNGMPEPSPTAEEPQVVEIHNLAKYGLSKTGHHGPLDAMGVPRDQLPHWDDIQILTAQFAKRPQADDADVETELVIGPNARKPLKLKIPLIVSDMSFGALSEEAKTAMARGAELAGTGICSGEGGMLPEEQQENSRYFYELASAKFGFEESLLTRVQAFHFKGGQGAKTGTGGHLPGNKVVGKIAKVRNLEEGTPAVSPSRFEDLISVDDFRSFADNVRSMTGGIPIGMKLSANHIEKDIGFALDVGVDYIILDGRGGGTGAAPLLFRNHISVPTLPALARARHFLDRQGANHVTLIVTGGLRVAPDFVKALCLGADGIALANSAMQSIGCVGARMCHTNNCPAGVATQKPELRARLKIQEGAERLHRYFDSSVELMKVLARGCGYNQLSQFNKDDITSWKKEIADLTGIQYAGFDSNR from the coding sequence ATGCCAGAACCGACCATCGCCGCCAAAGAGCCAGTCAAAGTGGAACTCGAAAAAGGCAAGGAGTACTACTGGTGTACCTGTGGGGAGTCCGCGAGTCAGCCCTTTTGTGATGGTTCTCATCGAGGTACCTCTTTCACCCCCAAGGCGTTCGTGGCTGAGGAAGACGGTGAGGCGTATCTATGTCAGTGCAAACACACAAACAATGCCCCGTTTTGCGATGGGACGCATTCGAAACTTGATGACTCTGCAAGTTCAGATGATACGTCCGAAGACAATGATGCCAGCAACGGCATGCCTGAACCCTCGCCGACCGCGGAAGAGCCGCAGGTTGTAGAAATTCACAATCTGGCGAAATACGGTCTGAGCAAAACTGGTCATCACGGGCCTCTTGATGCGATGGGTGTCCCGCGGGATCAACTGCCGCATTGGGACGATATCCAAATCCTGACCGCGCAGTTTGCCAAACGGCCTCAAGCTGATGATGCCGATGTGGAAACCGAGTTGGTCATCGGCCCAAATGCCAGGAAACCGCTGAAGTTAAAAATCCCGCTAATTGTTTCCGACATGAGTTTCGGCGCTCTTTCTGAGGAAGCCAAGACAGCCATGGCCCGAGGAGCCGAATTGGCTGGCACGGGTATTTGCTCGGGCGAAGGAGGCATGTTACCTGAAGAGCAGCAAGAAAACTCTCGCTACTTCTACGAACTTGCTTCAGCCAAGTTTGGCTTCGAAGAATCGCTGTTAACGAGGGTTCAGGCCTTTCACTTCAAGGGAGGCCAAGGTGCCAAGACCGGGACCGGCGGGCATTTACCTGGCAACAAAGTTGTGGGTAAGATCGCAAAGGTTCGCAACTTGGAAGAGGGAACTCCGGCCGTTTCTCCTTCACGTTTTGAAGATCTGATATCCGTTGACGACTTTCGGTCATTTGCCGACAACGTAAGGTCCATGACCGGTGGAATCCCCATCGGCATGAAATTGTCGGCAAATCACATTGAGAAGGATATCGGCTTTGCTCTTGATGTCGGTGTCGACTACATCATTCTGGATGGTCGTGGAGGCGGAACCGGAGCTGCTCCGTTACTTTTCCGGAACCACATCTCGGTGCCCACGCTACCCGCTCTTGCCAGAGCCCGCCACTTTCTGGATCGTCAGGGAGCCAATCATGTCACTCTTATTGTCACCGGTGGATTGCGCGTTGCCCCAGATTTCGTGAAGGCACTCTGTTTGGGGGCCGATGGCATCGCTTTGGCGAACTCAGCGATGCAGTCGATCGGTTGCGTCGGCGCCCGCATGTGTCACACCAATAACTGTCCTGCTGGAGTGGCGACGCAGAAACCGGAACTGAGGGCACGCCTCAAAATTCAGGAAGGGGCAGAACGTCTTCACCGTTACTTTGATTCGTCAGTCGAACTGATGAAAGTGCTCGCTCGAGGGTGTGGGTACAATCAGCTGAGCCAGTTCAATAAAGACGACATTACAAGCTGGAAAAAGGAAATCGCTGATTTGACTGGGATTCAATATGCTGGCTTCGACTCTAACCGCTGA
- a CDS encoding bifunctional alpha/beta hydrolase/OsmC family protein, producing the protein MLNSKIEFEGSQGSILAARLDMPVMQPRAFAIFAHCFTCSKDIHAATRIAEALSAKGIAVLRFDFTGLGHSEGEFANTNFSSNIQDLIKAADWLREHHSPPSLLIGHSLGGAAVLAAAGEIDEVVGVATIGAPFDPEHVSHLFDEQRDEIEQAGEAEVNLAGRKFTIQRQFLEDLNAHAMTDKIGSLRRALIVFHAPFDNVVGIDNAASIYEAAKHPKSFVSLDDADHLLTRRPDSQYVADVLTAWAGRYLPEETRDSINDSSENRVVVSETVTGKFTNQVTVGRHKLLADQPVGAGGDDLGPGPYQYLLAGLGACTTMTLRMYADRKGIPLKQVKVSLEHTRIHAEDCENCETKDGRIDCIEKTIELRGELDDAQRTRLVEIADRCPVHRTLQSEIIIRSKLS; encoded by the coding sequence ATGTTGAACAGTAAAATTGAATTCGAAGGATCTCAAGGTTCCATACTGGCGGCAAGGCTTGATATGCCCGTGATGCAACCACGTGCTTTCGCCATCTTCGCTCACTGCTTCACATGTTCCAAAGACATTCACGCAGCGACCCGCATTGCTGAGGCACTCTCCGCCAAAGGGATCGCCGTGCTGCGATTTGATTTCACCGGCCTGGGACATAGTGAAGGCGAATTTGCCAACACGAACTTCTCATCCAATATCCAAGATCTGATCAAGGCTGCAGATTGGCTCCGAGAACATCACTCACCACCTTCACTTCTGATCGGTCACAGCCTCGGAGGCGCCGCCGTGCTGGCGGCAGCCGGAGAGATTGACGAAGTGGTCGGTGTGGCAACAATCGGAGCCCCGTTCGACCCAGAACATGTTTCCCACTTATTCGATGAACAACGCGATGAAATTGAGCAAGCTGGAGAGGCGGAGGTCAATCTGGCGGGCCGCAAGTTCACGATCCAGCGGCAATTCCTCGAAGACCTGAATGCTCACGCAATGACTGACAAAATTGGTTCCCTTCGCCGCGCTTTGATCGTGTTCCATGCTCCATTTGATAACGTGGTGGGAATCGACAATGCGGCGAGTATATATGAGGCTGCAAAGCATCCCAAGAGTTTTGTATCGTTGGATGATGCCGATCATTTACTGACTCGGCGTCCTGACTCGCAATACGTGGCAGACGTATTGACCGCCTGGGCGGGACGGTATTTACCGGAGGAGACTCGCGATTCGATCAACGATTCATCCGAGAATCGTGTTGTTGTTTCCGAAACCGTAACCGGAAAATTTACAAACCAAGTGACGGTTGGTCGGCATAAGCTGCTTGCCGATCAACCGGTGGGCGCTGGAGGCGACGACCTTGGTCCAGGGCCGTACCAGTATCTGCTGGCCGGACTGGGGGCCTGTACTACAATGACATTGCGAATGTATGCTGATCGCAAGGGAATTCCTTTGAAGCAAGTCAAGGTGTCGCTCGAACATACACGTATCCACGCGGAGGATTGCGAAAACTGTGAAACTAAAGACGGTCGAATTGACTGTATTGAAAAGACGATCGAATTGCGTGGTGAACTTGATGACGCTCAACGCACTCGCCTTGTGGAAATCGCCGACCGCTGCCCCGTCCACCGCACCCTGCAATCCGAAATTATCATCCGTAGCAAGCTAAGTTGA